The genomic interval GATGGACGATGGGTGGACTGAGTAAGTTTTACTAAATCATTCAATACCAAGTACgaaatattgattgttgcGCTCTATCTTGTAGCAAAAGACAGTATAGGTATGAGTCCTTTAGAGGGTAATAGACGTAGAGCATTATGGAAAAAATCCTGTAGAGCTATTGCTAAGAACGTAAGTGTGATTTGCATTGTTCCTTCACCTATTTTACCCAAATCAGCCTACATGCTATACAAAGAGTTTAGCTCACTTTGTAAATTACTATTTAGCCTACCCTTTCACCTGCTGAAAGACAACTATATGCAGCTTTGATATCGGATTTACCTACTCTTTTACCCTCGTGTGAAGATTGGGAAGATCACCTTTGGGCACATGTTCAACATCGCATAGAAAATAGATTAGAACAACGCTGGCATGAATTAGGGGGATActgggaagaagaaagcgGATTGTTAGGAGGCGATGACGATGACGTTGAAATTGCACAAGGAGGGTTGGAAGAGGTGTTCAAGAGTATGCAAGCAGTGCAGAAAGGTGGTGTAGCGTGAGTTCAACTTCGTATCGTCAAACATATTAGATATATGTCGCTAATAGCAGCTACTAAAGAAACGCGATGTCAGATCCATATCATGTCGCACAGCGGATGATAATCTTAGGTCGTACAGATGCTCTATTCAATCAATTCGCAGATCAGCTATTGAAATTGGAAGCCAGTGTTTCACCAGAGTGAGCTGATTGCCAATAATATTAGCATTTGACAACTCGTTAATCAATACTGACTATTTGCATACTAGGCTTATTGGTCCTTTGATACGATTCTTCGCCCATTTAGTTCTGACGCTTCGAACACTGGGTCAATCTGTCCCTGATTCAGCAGCAAATGCGATTATTCAGGCGTATTTGACTAttttagaaagagaagggAATGATCAATTGGTAGCTATGTATGCAGCTTGTCTCAGAGAAGGAAGCGGTGAAGAAAGTTATGCTAGGTTCCTGAGAGGTAAGTTACTTGCGTTGCTTTCGAGTGATCCGATTGAGCTGATTCAATTCTGTCATGCATAGCTATGGACCCAAATACAACCAGAGAACAAAGGTTAGAAGCGTTGACGCGAGCAAAGCAACATAATCTGGATATAGCCATTATTGCAAGAGAAACAGTAAAGATGATCTTATCGGAAGCATTTGAGGTGAGTATTCGAAACGAGTTTGTCATCCTTATGTTGGCTTTGCGGGCGCATTGAACAGCATAGAGAGAATGACACAAGGGGGACATACTTAAAACTATGGTGTTCACACCAATCTGCCACTCTCGCTTATTCATTCCGCAATCATGTCTCTGATTTTCAAACAAGTATTATTGCTGATACGATATCCTACTATAGGATATACCATCACTATCATCTGGCCCACCAGATATAACGTCGATATCTGTTGGCTTATCAGAACGTGATGTTCAGTTGATCAGATCAATAGAATGGCTTACCATGATTCCTGAAACGCTTGGTGACGCTTTAGTGAAAGCTAATGACGTAGCGAGGTATTTCTTGGGTAAGTTTGTCAAGGATTATAATAAATCCAATGATCATCGCTGACATTCGTTAAATGCATGTATCCACAGCATTGGGTAAAGCAAATGCAGCACAATCATTATTACGtacattaccttcttcattattagatttattaagTGAAACTccaaatttagaagatgatgaacatcaattattagaatatcaatcatatatTAAATTATTCCAAATATTTCAATCTTATGAATTATTAGTAGATTATGAATTAagtaaaaaaccaaaagaaacttcaacaaaattagaaaaatatAATTATAATAAAAATTTGTTAAATCATATAGAAAAAATTTGGGAAAAAACTTTAGATTTAattcaaccttcttcaagtgGTATTGATGCAttccaagaagaagaagaaaatgatggtTGGTTACGATTTAGAGTTAGTAGGAAATTCGATAATGGTGAGAGTCTTTATTCTTTGCGACCCGACCCATATTATGTCGTTCCATCTAGTGAAGTGATAATGTCGAACTAATTGTGttatttacatatatacatattataGGATCAAAACGtaaattagaattatcaattataaGAAAAATCTTTATTCCAGATTTAATTTTACAATTACATGAATTATTAATCTCAAAAGTGGAAAGTTTAccagaaaatgatattttaattGAGAAATTATTAGAATTAATCAAAATTGTAGCTAAAGAACAAAATCATTTATATGAAGAATTCTTATCTACTAATAGTGAAcaaagtaataataatattaaATTAGAAACATACTTGGAAAAGATAAGACAAGTTGGTTTAATCTGTttgaaaaatggtaaaggtgatttatttggtgtaaaatcataaaaatcTGTTTAATTTGGTTAACCAAGTAAacaatagatatatatatatatatatatatatatatgcatattaTAAAATaacattcaatcaatttagtacaaaatatcaattacTGCGACAATCTCCTCATCTTCTGCCCTTTTTATTACCGCCTCCACTAAAtttatttggtttaccattctgaccattcttctttcttggtaTACCAGCTTGaacttgatcatcatctctatctctatcatcACCATAATCTGCgaattttcttttgtttccTTGCATTCTACCtcttttaccaccttgaccaccaTTACCTTGTTCTCTAATttctaaagcagcttcaCGATTAGCTTTTGATACTGTATCATTTAATAATGCAACAGAATctttatcaacatcaaatgaaatcatttttttaCCAATATGACTTTCAATTCTTTGTAAtatttcaacatcatattGTGTAACTAAAgttattgatttacctgatctaCCTGCTCTAGCTGTACGTCCTACTCTATGTACGtaatcttttgaatttgttggCATATCGTAGTTCTAAAAGACAACAAAAAAAAATTAATAGTCAGCGCCGTAGATTCTCGACATCTATTGCAGAGTATAAAAGAGTGCTTAGGATTGAATGAGATCCCTTgaaaggtggtaatataGATATCACGTAAAAATGTTTACTCACTAtaactaaatcaactaaagGAATATCTAAACCTCTACTTGCAACATCAGTAGCGACTAAAATTGATCTACCACcagatttgaatttatttAAACTTGCTAATCTTAGAGATTGTGACATTTGACCATGTAAAGGTATAGCAGGAAAACCTAATCTTCTtaaaattattgataatctttgtGAATCATTCACAGTTCTTGTGAATATTAtcattgaagatgaagataattcGTTCgtcagataaatcaaatgtgaatcttttgattttaatggTAATAACAAATAATGTTGTAACAACGTTGATACGGTTGAATATCTAGAATGAATGATAATCACAAGGTGATTATAATTAGCTTTCTGAAATCTGAATGAGTCCGATCGCGAAACATGGATACTTGTTTACTATCGCTTCAAGCCGCCCAACTCACTTTGAAGAAACTTCAACTCTAACAGGTTTATTCAAACTCGCTCTTTGTAATTTAGCTACTTTTGTTGTCATTGTTGCGGAAAATAAATACGTATTACGTTCTTTAGGTATGACTTTTAATATTTTGTCTATAATTGGCCCGAAATCCATATCCAGTAATCTATCTGCTTCGTCCATGACCTGACATGATTATTATCATAATTAGTCAGTAACCTTGAGTCTTTCTAACTAGAATACACCGTGTTCTAGGCGAGCGAGCCTTACGCTAATACTTACAAGGTATTTCAATGCTTTTAATGAAAAACCTTTCGTGTTCTCCAAATGATCCATCAATCTACCTGGTGTAGCCACTATAACATGTGGTCTTTTCGATAATGCAATGGATTGCGACATCATATCCATTCCTCCTACTATCGTAGCTGTTCTTACACCTATTCCTGAACCTAACGATGTGACTTGTTGCGCTATCTGATATGCCAATTCACTGTGAATCAGGATTAAGCTTGATCAGTATATACTTCTTTGTTGTGTATAAGTGCTCAATCCAATCAAGGGGATATAGTCAAAGAGGGTATGACTGATCATGTGGCCGAAGAGAGGGAAGAGCGTTGGAAAGGTAAAGTGTAATCTTAATAAAGTCTCAAGATGTTCGGGAATATCCTTAGACTCACCGAGTAGGCGCTAATACAAGTGCGAAAAAAGGTTGAGGATTTTCCCATAAACTCTGTAATATTGGTAAACTGAACGCCGcagttttacctgaaccagtTTGAGCTAAACCtataatatctttaccttgtaatGCAGGTGGTATAGATTCAATTTGAATATCAGTCGGTTTTTTAAAACCTAATGATTTACATGCTTCACATAATTCTTTCGATATACCTAATTCTGAGAATGTCTTGTTCAATTCTGAAGGTATTGGTGCAGATGGAtcgaattcttcttcatcttcttcttctgcagAAGAGGGtcctggtgaaggtgatttagatgatcttgatgaaccTGCCTCCGAGcctgaagctgaacctgaaccagaaGGTGATTTCGATCGAGATAATGATGCTactgaagaacctgaagctgaCATCTTGTTCTATATActgctgatgttgattatTAACCCTTGATGACTTATGATCGAGGTTACTATTTGATATGCAAGATAGATAAACGAATAATTTACGGTGGCCATAACcataaaaagttgaaaacaaaaaaacgTTATACAGGTCTTCCTCCACTTTTGAGCTAAGaatattattgatatttgttatttttaCGAGCGAAGTGGGCTCCACGTGGTAAATACGGGTCAGTTGAATTTCTCTTAATGTGTTTTTATTTCAATTTATCCCATTCACTACTTATGACCCGCGCCTGCTTTTCTCATGTTGTTAACTGTATGTTATTATGTTATTTATCATGTTGAGTGAACATAGTGAACATTACCGAGGAGGGCTGGATCATGACAACATATATTTCATCCTTACTTTCAATTTGTAAATTTACTATACCTTTTCACAACTCATACATAGATTTATACTAACATCGTTCACAGCAGATAACCCTTACTTCCACGTCTAGAAAAGGTCTTACCGATATATATAGTCCATACAAGCATACATGCAACAGTAACAGCAAATCACCCAAATAGGTAAACAAACTAAAATCACCAAACCtcttctaaatcaacaatcgtcatccttcaccatcatctagAATGGCTGTCCCGCGACGACCGAATACTTCTGGTCAAGGATCAAGTTATGCAGATGTTTCGGAAATGGATAAGTATAAATTGATATctaatataggtaaaggtagtTTTGGTGTTATAAGTAAGGTGCAAAGGGTAACGGATGGGAAGGTAAGTTACAGTCTCATAGGCATTGCTTGTAATATAAGATGATCGCATGAGTTATTCCTCCCAAGAGCAAGATCTATCTTGTCAATGGGGAAGGTCATCGTAGTCTGTCTCTGCGAATAACGCTAATACTCATTCTTTGTTCAGGAATTTGCCCTTAAACAGCTGGATTACTCGAAAATGACAGAAAAAGACCGTAAGCAAATTTTAGCAGAAGTGTGAGTCAGCTTTCTCTGTGTCGTGAAGTTGGCCATATGCTGACGTCTCACTGTTATATATTTGTATTGGTATCTGATATAGAGCAATTCTTGATTCGCTGAAACATCGTAATATCGTTCAACTGAtacagaaaatcaaagatccTAAGAACGAAAGGATATATATCGTTATGGAGGTGAGCTACATCACCCTCTGGAAACATATCAGGCAGGTTTAGCTGACTATTTAATATGATTCGTTAGTATTGCAcatcaggtgatttaggtacaTTGATTAGAAAAGcacaaagatcaaatcaaccaaTACATGAAGACAAAATTTGGAATATATTTTTACAAATTACTTTAGCATTACACCATTGTCATTGGCCAGCTGAAAGaccatcaaaattaggttta from Kwoniella dendrophila CBS 6074 chromosome 9, complete sequence carries:
- a CDS encoding ATP-dependent rRNA helicase RRP3; protein product: MSASGSSVASLSRSKSPSGSGSASGSEAGSSRSSKSPSPGPSSAEEEDEEEFDPSAPIPSELNKTFSELGISKELCEACKSLGFKKPTDIQIESIPPALQGKDIIGLAQTGSGKTAAFSLPILQSLWENPQPFFALVLAPTRELAYQIAQQVTSLGSGIGVRTATIVGGMDMMSQSIALSKRPHVIVATPGRLMDHLENTKGFSLKALKYLVMDEADRLLDMDFGPIIDKILKVIPKERNTYLFSATMTTKVAKLQRASLNKPVRVEVSSKYSTVSTLLQHYLLLPLKSKDSHLIYLTNELSSSSMIIFTRTVNDSQRLSIILRRLGFPAIPLHGQMSQSLRLASLNKFKSGGRSILVATDVASRGLDIPLVDLVINYDMPTNSKDYVHRVGRTARAGRSGKSITLVTQYDVEILQRIESHIGKKMISFDVDKDSVALLNDTVSKANREAALEIREQGNGGQGGKRGRMQGNKRKFADYGDDRDRDDDQVQAGIPRKKNGQNGKPNKFSGGGNKKGRR